Sequence from the Phragmites australis chromosome 11, lpPhrAust1.1, whole genome shotgun sequence genome:
TGCAGATGCAGCACCGCGTTCggtgagagttctttttttccctttcagaATTGGACAAGTTTCTGCAAGCAAAACAAAGCATGCAGGTTCCCAAGAAGTCGCTCACCCGGAACTACAATTCGTTACATTTTTGTTTTCCACTAGCTAAGTGCATATaggttataataaaaatataaatactagacgtgataatatatatagtataaatttaatatatgaaaatataaatacgTGATAGAAGTGTCGCTAAACGAACATGTCTAGAGTGATACTGTAGTTTATATAGGATCcgaaaaaagaggagaaaattattcgctaatttttttataattttttcatttatttttattagtaaaatatgttttatatcAGTAGCAAGTAACAAGAGTGAATGGTAATAGTGAGTAAATTattagatttttaggaatttttattagatgagaggagagtAAGATAAAAGATTAtggttttttattattttttttagaacagGGATCGAACCCCGAACCGGCGGAGACGCTCCCTTGCGTCTTGCTAGCGAGCCAAGCGCTCGTCTGTAGATAAAAGATGATGTTGAACTAAtttatgttttatatagtagagatttgaTATTCTTGTTTCGAAGGGAAGCATTGAGTTTTGCGTTTAAGTATGTTTGAAAATTAAAATGTGCGAATCTCAAGGAATCAGCTCATTTCTTATAAAAATCATGAGATTTCCCGCATTTCAAATGGTGCTACTGTTGGAATGGGATCCTCTAACGTCATAGAGCAAAGTCAGAGAGGTACAATGCCTCTGACTTTACTCCATCTCAGTCGTGCGTTTGAGAAACGATAGAGTAGATTTAGAGCTACAATATGTGATGAACAGTAAAGTTGCACATTATTTTGGTGAACAGTAACTACCCACAGTATTCTCATGAACAGTACGTCAGATGTACTATGGCAGTAGACTCATTTTACTGTTTGTCTCTCACGTTGAGGCATAACATTAGACGGTCTCGTTTCGTTATCGTTTGAGTCTGTTTGGTAGAACtttttctaatctaaattttttgaatgGAATAATTTTATGActgaaagtatttttataagGTAAATTTTATGGATGAAGTAATTCTGTGTAAGAAGTGAGTCAAAATAagctaatttttaatttatttttttttattttagagaattattcttataaaattatttaaaactaaaaactactTCTTAATAGAGCTTCTTTAATTTTATCAGAAAATTATTCTAAGAGCTCGGTCAAGTATAGAGCAGTTTTACAAAGACCCTTTGTTTGTTCATGCTACAAGTCATCGGTGGCAACGCCGTGGCTGGTATATGATCTAGCTCATCCCTGTCGCCATTCATCAGCAAAGGCGAGTTGCAAAAATCACATCAACACCGACCAACATGGTCCATTGAAACGTGTAGCAGCAATGATAATCGATTTTAGTGTTAAACTTAAACGAGTTAGATTATGATCACGCTCTCGAAACATGTGGCTATGACTCGCTTTTGTAAACCTGCTTTACCGCTAATCAAATCCGGAATTCCCTTTCCAATCTGCTGCTTACTCCAGTCCGCATAGTACAGGCGCGGGCGCGCACTGCTGCTGCGTGCTTCTCGCTAGCCTCCTGCCCTCCTCGAGGCGAGGTCGCTAAGAACCAACCCAATCGCCTCTCTCTCTGCTCTATATCTGTCTGCTTGCTTCACCAAGTGTCGTGCCGTTGGAAGCTTGCTTTGTGTGAGACAGGgccagaggagagagagagagagggagagagagagagagagagccaagAAACAGAGCAGCAGCAGGAAGAGCTggtccaagaagaagaagcagcagtAGCAGGTAGCAGCCAAGAAGATGTTGCGCGGTGGCACGAGCGTGCTGGGGATCGTGAACTTCATAACGTTCCTGATCTCGATCCCGATCCTGGGCGGCGGAATCTGGCTGGCGTCCCGGGCCAACTCCACCGACTGCATCCGCTTCCTGCAGTGGCCCATCATCATCGTCGGCCTCGTGCTCATGGTCATCTCCCTCATGGGCTTTGCCGGCGCCTGCTACCGTCAGACCTGGCTCCTCCGCCTCTACCTCTTCGCCATGTTCTTCGTCGTCCTCGCGctcctcttcttcatcgtcTTCGCCTTTGCCGTCACCGACCGCGGCGACGGCCAGGTCGTCATGAACCGTCGCTTCCTCGAGTACCAGCTCACCGACTACAGCGGCTGGCTCAGGGACCGCGTTGCCGACCCGCAGTACTGGGCCACCATCAGTGCCTGCCTCCGCGAGGGCCACGCCTGCGCCGGCATGAGGCGCTTCGCCCGCAACCCCAACACCGGCATGCTCGTCCCCGAGACGCCAGACATGTTCTACTCCCGCAACCTCTCCCCCATTCAGGTCACCTCTTGTCTTCTCCCCCAATCCCTCACTCTCTTTCTCCAAAGATTCAGTTCTTGCCTTGTTTTCCATGTGATTTGGGGCCGAAAAATCgcgtcgccccccccccccctgtgaCGGTCATAGGAAGGAGCGTGAATGTTTAGATGTGGTGTGCAAAGGGTCGAACTTTGACGAATTTCAGGGCTGAAAATTTTGGGGTTTTCTGTCATTTAGTTTCGCTGTTCTCTGCTTATCTAGGTAAATTAGGGGAAAGAAAGATTGCATTTTTGCTCGAATTATTGATTTTTGTTGCACAGAAAAGGGTAAACAATCTCGGTTCTTCCTGGCTCGTGATTGCTTGTTGCAAAGGTGGCGTAGGATATTCCAGTTCCTGGCTCGCTTACCCCTTTTATCAGCAGTCCCCCTTTCGCTTAGCAAGTCATGGCCTTTAGTATATTTGTTCATGCCTTGCACCTTTGAGAAATTGTTAATTCAGCAGGCCTTTTGCTTGCTCCTGATTTGGGGCAAAGCAGCTAGAAGGGCCACTGACTTTGGCAGTCCCTTCGATTCCATTCCAGCATATACCTTTCTTCAAAAGCAATCTTTTTATGTGCTTTATTAGCTCGGTTCCTTGAATTGAATTGCTTTACATCACATAAAGGAATTACGTCTATAATTCTGTAGCAAGTGCCCTTAAGTACAGACACTTTGTGGTGACTAAGACTAAGAGGCTTCAAATCATGGAGGGGGAAAAAGTTTATTATCCGGATAATGATGGAAAAGGTTTCAAATAGTATTTTGCTAAATGTGAACAACTCTCTGAAAGACAAGTGTCCTTTTTTTCATGGAACAAATTTGTATCCCCCAACCATACATACACCAAAAGAAACTTAACCAGTAAGTATTTATCAGTCAATTTGAGTCCTGGTCTATGTGAGTTATTTTTCCTGAAGTCACCATTTCAGTGCAGTGCAAAGAACAAGTAGTACTAGGAGTTGACACTATTGCAGTGGTAAGTAGAATCTGCTATCTGTGGTGGTGAGGCTGGGGATCACTTTCCTAGCTTTCCTCATCTTTTCGGATACCAGACGACAAGGAGTACCACAATATTTGTATGATTGAGGAATCAGGGTCTCTCTCGCGTCCTACCAAATACACCAAAGTGTGACCACGACAGCCAAAAGCCAGTTGCTAGGGGTCACATTTCAGAGTTGGGATTGGACCATGGAAGCCTTGCCTTTGTTGTCCTTGCTGTCGCCCCTAACTGTCGAGTTTGTTGTTTTTCTCCTTGTTTACAGTCTCACAAATGACTTGCAAATATACCTTTGACCTTTTAGTTGTTTCTGTAGAGACTATACTCTACACCATGTGTCGCGTTTATACTTAGACACAGATTATCTATTGTCCATGCCCGATAATTACTTGTGTATGATGTGTAGGTCAGTGGGTAGAGTGCAGGACTTGTGATAATCGTCTATTTGAGATCcgttgcaggcttgcagccgATGAGCACCCGCCTAGCGGTTGTTAAATGACTGGTTGGATGGCGTTGATAGTTTGTATTTtcctgtgcatgcatgcatatggacCATCTCGTACGTTCTTCAAGCCATAGTCAAACTGGCTTGGACAAGTTCTTAAGGAGTATGGGATCAATCCTATGGTCATcgcctcttttttctttttcttgattgGAGGTCAAGGCTTTGTTAGTCTAGGTGATGAGAATACTAGATAACTGGTCTCCATACTGTCCCAACAAATGCTACCAATCTCATAGCGTACTTAACTTTGCCATTTTAGTGCTACTGTTTTTGTTCATTTCAGTTATTGTTGATGTAAATTTGCTTCAAGATACTTTTGTTGAAGGTggttttttgcaattttccctttTCTAATTAGTTATGTGctaatttccaaatatttttcaaatggtGAATGTTTTTCGATCAGGACTAATTGTGGGTCCTTTGATAAAGGAAACATAGAGGTCTGCCCTTGGTCGAAATTTGTTCAAACACTTAATTGCCTTCAAGAACTTGAGCTCATAGGTCGAGTATTTCAGGTCAATCAGCTGTCTTCAAGCTCTTAACTAACAGAAATTTAACATTCTATCATTCTATATTTTGGTGtagctagtaaaactagtttatGGGTTTACAGGAGTGAGTTCTTTGTCTCTCAGAGTAACAGATTGTGGTGTGATTTCTCAGGATACTTATCTATTTTGTTACTGAATATTGCAGTCTGGATGCTGCAAACCGCCATCATCATGTGCATTCACATATGAGAATGAGACACTGTGGACACCGAACCCCGGTGTTCCGACCGTGGTAACCGACCTTGACTGTAGCAAGTGGAGCAACGACCAGCAGACGCTCTGCTTCCAGTGTGACTCGTGCAAGGCAGGCGTCCTCGCCGGCATCAAGAAGAGCTGGCGCAAGGTTGCCATCCTGAACATTGTTGTGCTGATCATCCTCGTGATCGTGTACGTCGCCGGCTGTGCTGCGTTCCGCAATGCCAAGAGGATCGAGAATGATGAGCCGATCGGCATGGCACGGATGACCAAGTCTCAGCCGAGCAGGTTCCAGTTCTAGGCTGCGGAATCTGAAGCCTTGGCCTGTACAAAAGACCACAGTGGGTGGTGGTAAGGCTTGGCGTTTGCTATATTTGACTGAAATGCGGAATCGGCTTCATTTGGGTTGTGAAAAGGGAAGAAGTTCCTTGTATCAAAAGTTCAGAATGCTTTGATTTTGTGCTTGCTTTAGTCTTTAGGGTAGGTCTATTATGTATTGAGTACAAGATGAGGTCTGCAAGAAACAAGAGAGTTTCCCTCATTTAGGATTGTATTATTTGTATGGGAGATTTTCATTTGACATCTTCCTTAGAAGAATATATTATCTTCTACATTCTGGAAGATATTGCTATGATGGTTTTTATTAGAGATATatattgtgatatattgtgtCTATGTATATCCACATGTTATAAGAGATTATTTACATATTGcttacatgtatatgtatatataatccAGCCTCCTTCCCTCGTCGGCTGGCTCCCTCGCCTGTCCCACTTGCTTCGTTCGGTCAGATTCGCGCCATCGCCCATGATGCAGCCGCCCCAACCCATTGTGTCGTGCGTCACTGCTTGCTCGCCATTGCCCTGGACTGATCTGTCGGCCGTCGCCGCTCCATCCGCTGCCAGATCAGTGGTGTTTGAATCTGCGTGCTGAAAGGGAATTTCATCGCCTCTATGAGGTCCTGACTCATCTTTATCCCGAGTTTGAACGGCGTCATGCTTAGCTACTTGCACATCATCCCCGTGTCACACTTGTGGAGGCTCTTACGGAGATGCGTTCGGAGGAACTCATTTGCGTGGTTCTGGACTACTACCACTTTCCTCATTGCTAGCTGCTTAGCCACCTGTTGCCATACATCTTCGTCCACAACGCCGCCTGCTCCTCGTGCTAATCCTTCACCTTCCACGGCCTCTTCAGGTGGTGGTGACTGTCCTCACTTCACCTACTATAGCAAAAAGGGTCATGTTGAGGTGAACTGTTACCAAAAGAAGAAGCATATTCGACGACCCTCTGGTGCTTATacctgaaaggacaatgatgtcgcctagagggggggtgaataggcgtttttacaaaaattcaaccatttctaccgttggtctaaacttgcagcggaatataaactaacgagtttttcacaagagaaaaaacctaaatatgctaggctcaactagtgcacaatcaccctaaataagtgtggaaattacaatcctaaggtgacaaaaattactcaattctagcaagagatatgcaataaaacataaattgaaaaaggctgaaaatactgttcatatgcctggaattactgttcaccccggagtctccggtgtagtccggatactccggtgtgtacaggtccggaaactccggtaaaggccggattctccgggttctgtacagaacagagcccgaaactgaatgaaataaatgagtagagagttctagctcaaaccaagtgatgtcgtgtgttcccggagatgattccaagtagattcacgaagaacctacactcaaatacacacaaacaagtatatcgagcaatatgcacaaagatttgagcaagaacataaaagtaaggaaacaagagaggagacgcaaagaattgtttcccgaagttcggattcaccaccgtgaatcctacgtctccgttgaggaagctccaacgagccgggtctctttcaaccgctttcctctccaagctcggtcacacttgagctcggtttccactaacttgatctctttccttccggaggtgagatcgaccttcacaaactttccgcggctcaccacaagcacgggagctcaccggcgacacctagccggctaggaggcttcacctccaagagtaacaaacgcttcgagaacttcttgtcaagaactcaagtgctcaagaatggattttagctcacttgcactcaatcttccaatctctcaacccaactcacttttcttctcaaatcacacactagaatagagtgggagaggttcttttggctctaaaaatgtgttcttttcgtgcccttccagcagccccaaaggatggggtgagtggggtataaatagcccactccaaacaactagccgttactatttttgacagaactggccggagtatccggtgaacaccggagtatccggccctaaatccaaatacggcgtcagaacggtcacagaatgtgtcagaactagccgttacgctcttttctggacttttaccggagtatccggcctacaccggagtctccggtcggcacttgacccagaaaacagccccgaagacttcccggagtctccggccactccaggtaccggagtatccggacttcaccggagtatccggacctcaccggagtctccggcctttccaggtaccggagagtccggtcttcaccggagtctccgagtacagcacagctgacctccgaaaaacggcgataacttttgatcccggagtccgattttgacgattttggactctatggaaagcttattcagagggctacacatcctaactgaattcatgacctaaaacacataggataaaattaggaacactccaaaacccattttggacacttccccactttccgcttcggactcttaacaacaaactctcactttgggtttggttgggaactcttgagcactgagacacgacaattagctcacattgcatccctcttaatagtgcggcatacctatactcaaattcaaagataaaactcgtttgaaccactttgagcttttgaaaaactttcaagtaccgcttctttctttcaaaccttgagggttgccaacttccatatattcttcactccatctcttcttgattcttcatatgattgatgtgaatcatccatagcttcatatggcctcgcacggtccatcggcgcaaagccttcactcgctcttcaccaccgccttggtccttcggcgccaagccatttgcttgcccttcaccacggatggtccatcgcagccgagtcttgcttgcccttcaccgtcttgccatagaaaaccactttgtattcgacatcttctaggaattcactttttcatatatggagtccattcttgttcttcactcttggcatatatgatttcaattcaacttatgcctttttatggatcctaaccccaactcactctcaagcacaaagtacatgggttagtccataaaacttaaatgacaacatttataccttaagttacttgatctccacaagtaacttattagccttcatgcatattgtcaatcttcatatagaacctaaccctactcattcttaaacacatagcacacgggttagtccataaaactctattaacaagtcatacctttagttacttgatctccacaagtaacttagcattcaagcttattgctaatcttattgagcttcttcttcttcttatgagcatcactaaaagctcatttatttatatgcatatttctcctccatgcatcacatccgagcatcacctagagctcattcatcttgatgtactttcaatcttcccattcacctagagttcatgcatgtctcttctccatgcatcacctattgaacaacctactaacaatctcaacaacattgttagtccatatgtattgtcattaattaccaaaaccacacataggggctagatgcactttcaataccTCGACTACCTCTTTGACTGTCACTTAGTAGGAGATTATGACACTACTTCGACGCCTGGTTGCTACCTCTATCTCCTCACCAACAGGTTGTGCTAGTTCTACTAATCCTTTTTCTGGTACTGAGAGACCATATTCTGCACAGTCAAGTACCTCACCTTAGATTCTTGACTCAGAGGCCTCTTTTCAAGACTTTTGATTTTTGTACATGCACCCACCGCCAGGGTATTTTGTTCCCGAGGGCATAGTTTGTCATCTCCGTCGCTCTCTTTATGGCCTTAAGAAAGCCCCTCATGTCAGGTTTAAGCACTTTTCTTTTGTGATCATTACTGCTGGTTTTTCTGCTAGTGCTCATGATCTTGCGCTTTTTTTCCACACTTAATCTGACGGTCGGgctcttcttctcttgtatgttgatgatctgaTCATTACATGAGATGATTTTGAGTATATTGCCTTTGTGAAGGCTCATCTCAATAAGCAGTTTCTTATATTCAATCTAGATCTTCTTCATTATTTTCTTGGGATTGATATTTCTTCTACATCTGAGGATTTCTTTCTATCCTAAGATAAGTATATTTAGGATCTTCTTGATCGTACTTCTCTCACTGATGAGCGTACTGTTGAGACTCTCATGGACCTTAACCTTCATCTTCGGTCCACTGATGGTAGGCCTCTTGCGGATCTCACACACTATTGTTATCTTGTTGGGAGTCTTGTTGACCTTAGTGTCACTTGTCCTGACATTTCTCGTGCAGTGCACATTCTTAGCCAGTTCGTCTCTACTCCCAGTTCGTcgcaaaaattacaaaaataggcgCCTACAGCCCCCCGAGAGGGCAGCAAGGGCCCtgaccgccctctcagagggcgggtaggggCTTCTCGCCTGCGCGCTACCCTTGCCGCCCACCCCCCACCTCCTCCCTTCTCTATAAAAGACTGAAAATTGAGGAGAAATActcattttaatccgaaaaaagagaaagctctgaagaagagaggagaggagagcgcGGCGAAACCCTGCTGTATTTGATCTGCGGATTTGAAGAGCATTTTCCGGTAATTTCTTGtatacttttattgttgttaataagtAGAGTAGCACTGCATGACATATGGTTTAGACATggatgacctagggtttagaaaatactgtatttagtagaatgttgtcaatattaattatgaCATGGTAGGATAACAATTAAGTacagaatattatttgtagtatagtagttttgaatatgtagattgtgcagagtaataattgtagggtagcaTTGTGTGACATAGGGATTAGCATTGTATGACCTAggatttagggtttagaaaatgctagtaTACTATCAATATTAATttcgacatggtaggatagctattaaatgtagattgtatagagtaataattgtaggttagtttggttagagGTATTATTGAAGAATCTTTTGTTAGGCATGAATCAGTgttggtaatttttttagttccgatactcagaaatatagttcgtcggtcttaacattggttatatttgcggatgtttTAGGGatagcagataaattaatttttcaaatatattatggtgagggtgaaattaggtatggttctaacggtgtagatctgtctaggtttcgtcatgtcatgaagggtattagtaaagctaatgaaaggaccattgcgggtgtgtgcaagtggctgatgcggtttttccaactggatccgcagcaacatgatcttaagctgaaagctgtcctcagccgtgctagtcagggaTACTTTGACGAGCTTATTCCAATCGAAGCCatatcaacttggaggcagtatatagatatatcttgtgaacgtggCTTACCTCTGATTTttttagctgaggcgtaccagaaagatcaaacagaggtaaactctgcggaagcagtagcgggaccaagtgaggcagtggaagatgaatcagactCGGTAAATGTCGGGACTAGGgcagatgttggggatattcctgagatgcaaccgatgggtgtagctgatgagtGGGAGCACATCcttagcataattgaagagatggagctggaggatcaagagctggaggaagccgttgcCGATGGAGATTcatctgatgaggagggtaatacTCCAGTGCTTGCAGAGTgtagggatcatgaattttcaaagctggtggttaatgaggctgatcggacaccgtggcagtatgatgagaacgaggtgtttcagagtgctatgtaccctacaaaggaggctgttattgatgcagttaaattctggtcgttgtctcttcggatGCAGTttaaggttgttaaatccagtaaaaaggagtatgatgtgaagtgtttggtgcctcaatgtccttgacgggtgcacgcattcaggggaaaatgggtagactactggcaatgctcaatagtcagggaacataattgtcacattgaggaaatagagttcgcccaccggaacctgtcatctgcttttattgctaatgttatgtatgaggagattgtggacaacctaaggtacgagccacgatcaataatccgtgctattaagcaaaggttccagtatacaataaactataCATAGGCATGGAGGgcaaaacagaaggctattgagatgaggttcggaatatatgaagattcatatcacaatctacctcgtcaattagccacaatatgtggaagGAACCTAGAcagttactatgatatcaagcattacccctccaTTGATGTGGAGTATAgcgggaaacgagtattgcagcgtgctttctttgcattcgctgcaaccatcaaagcatttcggtactgtcgacccatcatttacCTGGACGGGACATTCCTGATTGGGAAGTGCAAATGACAGATATTGTTTGCAATTgaggtcgacggtaacaaccaagtcctgccactgtggtttgccttcgtggagagtgagaacggggacaactggtattgattccttgagcgggtgaagcatgctattattCTTGACCgg
This genomic interval carries:
- the LOC133884351 gene encoding tetraspanin-3-like, whose product is MLRGGTSVLGIVNFITFLISIPILGGGIWLASRANSTDCIRFLQWPIIIVGLVLMVISLMGFAGACYRQTWLLRLYLFAMFFVVLALLFFIVFAFAVTDRGDGQVVMNRRFLEYQLTDYSGWLRDRVADPQYWATISACLREGHACAGMRRFARNPNTGMLVPETPDMFYSRNLSPIQSGCCKPPSSCAFTYENETLWTPNPGVPTVVTDLDCSKWSNDQQTLCFQCDSCKAGVLAGIKKSWRKVAILNIVVLIILVIVYVAGCAAFRNAKRIENDEPIGMARMTKSQPSRFQF